The Sphingobium amiense genomic interval AATCAGCGCCGTTGCAGACGGGGATGCCTACGGCGCCGCCTCCGTCGAGCTTCGCCTGCTGAACAGCGGCTCCGCCCCCGAAGCCATGGCCCTGCCGCCGCAGATCGGAGCCGAACTGACGGTCAACCGCAGCACTAGCAATATCAGCCTTGAGCGGGCGCCGCAGACGCCGGCCGCCGTGAGTGTGCCTGCCGGTGGCTTCACTAGGGCACGTTACATCCTGCACCTGCCACCGCATACAGCCGCTGGAGAGGCAGTGCTGGCCGTACCCGGATGGAGCGCACAGCGCCTTGCGTTTGCGGTAGGAGGGAGCGTGTCCGCTCCGCCGCCGGCGCCGGCGGGTGGAGGCGCCGGTCCCGCGACCCCCCGTTGGGATACGTCTGTCCCGCAGACACACCTCGCGACCAATGACGTTGCGGCCGGCAATGCCTTCCTGTCCAATCTTTCCGCCTATGCGCCGATCTATGCCGCCTACGGTCCCGGCACGAATAGTGATGCCCGGCTGCAGATCAGTTTCAAATATCAGCTATTCGGCCCGTCGGCCGCGCCGGACCGGCGGCAATCATGGGAGCAGGGACTCCACTTCGCCTACACCCAGCGCATGTTCTGGGACCTCGGGGCCAAGTCGTCTCCCTTTCGCAACATCGACTTCGTGCCCGAGCTGTTCTACCTCGCTCCAACCATTGGCATCGGGAGCGGCGTCTCGCTCGGCGGCCAAGGCGGCTTCCGACATGAGTCCAACGGGCGATCGGGTGCGGGGTCCCGAAGCCTTAACACGCTCTATGTGCAGCCGGTGGCCTCGGTTGCCTTGGGGAGCTACCGCCTCAGCGTCGGTCCTCGTCTCTGGCTCTACGCCGGGAGCCTCAGCGACAATCCGGACATCAAGCGCTACCGTGGCAATACGGGCTTGTTTGCAGAGATCGGTGAGGACGACGGGCTTCGAATCACGACCAATACCCGGCTCAATTTCGGATCTGGCAAAGGCGCGATCGATGCCGACATATCCTACCCGATCGATCGACTGATCGGCGGAAACCTGAATTTCTATCTCTTCGGCCAAGCCTTCACGGGATATGGCGAGAACCTGCTCGACTATAACCGCCGCATGACCCGCCTCCGGGTCGGACTGGCGATCGTCCGGTGAACGCATTCAAACACCGTCGAACGGGCTTCCGCCCGCTCGCCCAACAGTCGGAGCGCATCGACGGCTTGTTCGATGACAACTTTGGGGCTGGGCTGATCGAGCAGGCTGCGTCGCTCAGTGCCTATGCCCGCCGCCTTACCGGCAGCGGCGGTGCTGACGCCGACGATCTGTTGCAAGAGACCATGCTCCGGTGCTGGGTGGCCCGCCGTTCGTTCGTGCCCGACACGAATCTGGGAGCGTGGATGCGGACCGTGATGCGGAACAGCTTTCTTTCGGGGCGTCGCCGCGCCCCCTTCCATGCCGACCTTCCCGAAGATGCGTTTGACCGGCTGCTAGGCGTCGCCGGGGGGCAAGGCGCCGCGGTGGATTTGCGCGACGTGAATTGGGCGCTTGGCGAGCTGATCCCCGACCAGCGGGCGGCGATCCTGTTAGCCGCCGAAGGGCTATCTATCGAGGAAGCGGCGGCCAGCTTGGCCATTCCGGCGGGCACCTTCAAAAGCCGCCTGTGGCGCGGCCGGCTTCGATTAAAGCGATTAATAGAGCACAGGGACACCCCATTGTTGGATCGGCGCGTGGTGGAGAAGCATTCGAAGCCCCGTCCTCGGCGGAACTGGAAAGGCGTGGTGATCGGCTAGGCTGCGCTCCTCAGCGGCGTCGGTCCGCAAAACAGGTTAGTTTGCAGCACGATCCGTCGCGCAGCCGATTCAACTCGACTCATCGGGCTCACGCGCGCTCGCGCGCGGTGGCAGGATCAGCTTAGGGGTACCAAGCCTCGCTTCATGCCCAGCCTCCACTCTTTCCGCATGGCACCAACTGTCTCGACAGGCCGGCGGGGGATTATTCACCCGTTGAACGGGCGATCGTGGACGCCATTGCCTGATGCTGACACACGCGGGATTCACGCTCCCTCCTATGTGTGATAATGTCCTTTATCACACACTCATGGCGATCCGATGGAGCCGTTTAAACGGTCCCGAGATCCACCGCCGAAAGGGAGCGATATGGACCAGGACGAGGACACGGCTTTCGCCGACAACTATGCCGAGCGCGACCAGGCCAAGGCGCTGCGCGAGCAGGCCCGCGCGGGCGGCTTGCGCTTCGAGGCGTATCTTACCGGCGATCAGGCCGACTGGCTGTTGGAGCGGATCGAGCGCGGCATGTTCGCCGATCCTTCCGAGGCGGTGTTCGCGATCGTCAAGAACTTCATCGACATGGAGCCGCACCACGATTTACGCGACGAGCTGCTACGCCGGATATTGGACGGGTCGATAAAGCGCGGCCTTGAGGACGCGGAGGCTGGCCGCGTCCGCGACGCCGACGAGGTGTTCGACGAGCTGCGCCGCAAGATGGCCGCGCCGCGTCCCGCGCCGGCGCGATGGGAGAAGATCGCGCGATGAACCAGCTCGCCCCCCTCCCCGCGCCCGCGCCCGCGCTGGCGTTGCCGGCGCTGATCGCGGCGGCCGACGAGCGCGCGCAGCTTCGATTCCTTGAGTTCTTCGCCGTCACCATCCGCAATCCGCATACACGCCGCGCCTATGCGCGGGCGGCCGGCGACTTCCTGGCCTGGTGCGAGGCGCGCGGCGTCGCCTCGCTCGCCCAGGTGCAGCCGCTTCATGTCGCGGCCTGGGTCGAGGCGCTGGGGCGCGAGCTGGCCGCCCCCAGCGTCAAGCAGCAGCTCGCCGGCGTGCGCCACCTGTTCGACTGGCTGGTGACGGGTCATGCCGTGCCGGCGAACCCGGCCGGATCGGTGCGCGGGCCGGCGCATAGCCAGCGGCGCGGCAAGACGCCGGTACTGGCCCCCGACGAGGCGCGGCGGTTGCTCGACAGCATCGACGTGACCACCCATGCGGGCCTGCGCGACCGCGCGCTGATCGGTCTCATGGTCTATAGCTTCGCGCGGATCGGCGCGGCGCTGGCGATGCGGGTCGAGGACGTGTTCATGCAGAATCGGCGGCTATGGGTCCGCCTGCATGAGAAAGGCGGCAAGCGCCATGAAATGCCCTGCCACCACAATCTAGAGGATTATCTAACCGCCTATATCGACGGTTGCGAGCTGCGCGAGGACCGCAAGGGGCCGCTATTCCGCACGATCGCGCGCAGCACTAAGCGACTAAGCGATACCCCCCTGCCCCAAGCCAACGCCTTCGCGATGGTGCGCCGGCGCGCGGCGGCGGCCGGGATCGGGACGGCGATCGGCAACCACAGTTTCCGCGCGACCGGGATCACCACCTATTTGAAGAATGGCGGCACGTTGGAGACGGCCGCGACGATGGCGAACCATAGCTCGACGCGCACCACCCAGCTCTATGACCGCCGCCCCGATGACGTGACGCTGGACGAGGTGGAGCGCGTGTTGATCTAGGCGGCGAGCGCGGGCGCGCAGGTCCAGCGGTCGCCCTGCCAATGAAACCCTACCCGCTGCGCGTTGCCGATCGCGGGCGGCTCGCCCTTGCGCCAGAAAGCGCGCATCTTGGCCCGATCGTCCAGATGGGCGTCGGCGACGATCGCGCGCGCGGCCTGGATGAACTGCCCATGCCCGAACACATAGGCCAGCGATCCCGCA includes:
- a CDS encoding phospholipase A encodes the protein MLRRVRPMIRYGGAVCIALGLAAGPTRAEAGTTASQIELVISAVADGDAYGAASVELRLLNSGSAPEAMALPPQIGAELTVNRSTSNISLERAPQTPAAVSVPAGGFTRARYILHLPPHTAAGEAVLAVPGWSAQRLAFAVGGSVSAPPPAPAGGGAGPATPRWDTSVPQTHLATNDVAAGNAFLSNLSAYAPIYAAYGPGTNSDARLQISFKYQLFGPSAAPDRRQSWEQGLHFAYTQRMFWDLGAKSSPFRNIDFVPELFYLAPTIGIGSGVSLGGQGGFRHESNGRSGAGSRSLNTLYVQPVASVALGSYRLSVGPRLWLYAGSLSDNPDIKRYRGNTGLFAEIGEDDGLRITTNTRLNFGSGKGAIDADISYPIDRLIGGNLNFYLFGQAFTGYGENLLDYNRRMTRLRVGLAIVR
- a CDS encoding RNA polymerase sigma factor, with the protein product MNAFKHRRTGFRPLAQQSERIDGLFDDNFGAGLIEQAASLSAYARRLTGSGGADADDLLQETMLRCWVARRSFVPDTNLGAWMRTVMRNSFLSGRRRAPFHADLPEDAFDRLLGVAGGQGAAVDLRDVNWALGELIPDQRAAILLAAEGLSIEEAAASLAIPAGTFKSRLWRGRLRLKRLIEHRDTPLLDRRVVEKHSKPRPRRNWKGVVIG
- a CDS encoding tyrosine-type recombinase/integrase, which produces MNQLAPLPAPAPALALPALIAAADERAQLRFLEFFAVTIRNPHTRRAYARAAGDFLAWCEARGVASLAQVQPLHVAAWVEALGRELAAPSVKQQLAGVRHLFDWLVTGHAVPANPAGSVRGPAHSQRRGKTPVLAPDEARRLLDSIDVTTHAGLRDRALIGLMVYSFARIGAALAMRVEDVFMQNRRLWVRLHEKGGKRHEMPCHHNLEDYLTAYIDGCELREDRKGPLFRTIARSTKRLSDTPLPQANAFAMVRRRAAAAGIGTAIGNHSFRATGITTYLKNGGTLETAATMANHSSTRTTQLYDRRPDDVTLDEVERVLI